One window of Triticum dicoccoides isolate Atlit2015 ecotype Zavitan chromosome 5A, WEW_v2.0, whole genome shotgun sequence genomic DNA carries:
- the LOC119299802 gene encoding uncharacterized protein LOC119299802 isoform X3, with protein sequence MFTWKTLMFRKKTHKKDQKKIESHSNPRDSSPSSSRLIRSGSIHHSKCFEYVVPDELALEYQRMNESSSNETGSSQGAPQSSHQSPRGPVFQESRKASGSISGKHNLIAEAPCETIPENLTTENEVSSKQKSLDDSTHHSKEFLDFLELFNAHRELFLKILHDPSLLVPPEQQEQEASSSGAVPLSKLESFPRPGGSSGKRNPIFDRSDSEKSRRVEIQRSPSRPKSDLEGAKVISTRMPSGVEASTVSLAESRSLKKAGTTSSQFKAISKKIKHVVKDGVFHKMPYGQKMAELTKSTSTKKYAQEEKQIRRSYSIAESVDKYSTLYDSMSRESRISLERPSTAVEDDASLRDKKSPMHIKRITSLPEMEVYAPQKDALTEFPGSQIVPKTYDVESDRFSSHENGSFSIVTEGNLYPDYITERTADIYSEQNDEEGAFLCSLEEDLRSILRTPSSSSFGQSFSHRRINSLPSFDRTFFQDHSRSFTEHSVADSELTFEDMQLEDDEWLVKPSQASGEYAANFKDDQWLIRPLQPSGIDAADHEDEEWVVETPQLLGTNAVEDEEWLVKPAQPLGADDPNSEFQFIHEFTEQNDAGSLHIYVNDKNEADFQYVKDILKKSGFSCGEADWYASNQPLSPVIFEEAECSCQDLEMTNDEPHSIIRRMLLFDIINEVLMHIYDSSLVNGPWHSRFDPRTRPIPMGSHVLEEVWANVSCYLSLQWKPNKTVDDIVAHDVMRKDSWMNLLYDAECVALDLEDLMVEDLLDDVVLQIVLISIDE encoded by the exons ATGTTTACATGGAAAACACTCATGTTCAGGAAAAAAACACACAAGAAAGATCAAAAGAAGATTGAATCGCATTCCAATCCGCGTGACAGCTCCCCATCGTCCTCACGTTTGATACGCTCCGGCTCAATCCATCATTCAAAATGCTTCGAATATGTGGTTCCTGATGAGTTGGCTTTGGAGTACCAGCGAATGAACGAATCGAGCTCCAATGAGACAGGCTCTAGTCAGGGTGCACCGCAGTCATCACATCAGAGCCCTAGAGGTCCCGTTTTTCAGGAGTCGCGCAAGGCTTCTGGTAGCATTAGTGGCAAACATAACTTGATTGCAGAAGCACCCTGTGAGACCATACCTGAGAACCTTACTACTGAGAATGAGGTCTCCTCTAAGCAGAAAAGCCTTGATGATTCAACGCATCACTCGAAGGAGTTCTTGGATTTCCTTGAATTGTTCAATGCACACAGGGAACTGTTTCTCAAGATTCTTCACGATCCTTCCTTGTTAGTACCACCTGAACAGCAAGAGCAAGAAGCTTCCTCTAGCGGTGCAGTACCGCTGAGCAAATTAGAATCGTTCCCAAGACCAGGAGGATCATCAGGGAAGCGTAACCCTATATTTGATCGGAGCGACAGTGAGAAAAGCAGAAGGGTAGAAATCCAAAGGTCGCCGTCAAGGCCTAAATCTGACCTTGAAGGCGCAAAAGTCATCAGTACAAGAATGCCTTCTGGTGTCGAGGCATCAACAGTTTCTCTTGCAGAATCAAGAAGCCTAAAAAAAGCTGGAACCACTTCAAGTCAATTTAAAGCTATAAGTAAGAAGATCAAACATGTCGTAAAGGACGGAGTTTTTCATAAAATGCCTTATGGCCAAAAGATGGCTGAGTTAACCAAGAGCACCTCCACGAAGAAATATGCCCAGGAGGAGAAACAAATACGAAGATCATATTCTATTGCAGAATCAGTAGACAAGTACTCGACTCTCTATGATTCAATGTCAAGGGAGTCAAGGATTTCCTTAGAAAGACCAAGTACAGCAGTGGAAGACGATGCAAGCTTAAGAGACAAAAAGTCGCCGATGCACATCAAAAGAATAACTTCTCTTCCAGAAATGGAAGTATATGCTCCTCAAAAAGATGCTCTAACTGAATTTCCTGGTTCTCAGATTGTGCCCAAGACATATGATGTGGAATCTGATCGGTTTTCTTCACATGAAAATGGCTCcttcagtattgtcacagaaggaaATTTGTACCCTGATTATATCACAGAAAGAACAGCAGATATTTACAGTGAACAAAATGATGAAG AAGGTGCTTTCCTTTGTTCCCTAGAAGAAGATTTACGTAGCATTCTCCGAACTCCCAGTTCGTCTTCTTTTGGCCAGTCTTTTTCCCATCGACGCATCAACAGTTTACCTTCCTTTGACCGGACATTTTTTCAAGATCACAGCCGCAGTTTTACTGAGCATTCTGTAGCAG ACTCAGAACTGACATTTGAAGATATGCAACTCGAGGATGATGAGTGGTTGGTCAAGCCATCACAGGCTTCAGGAGAATATGCTGCCAATTTCAAGGATGACCAGTGGCTAATTAGGCCACTGCAACCCTCGGGCATCGATGCTGCTGATCATGAGGATGAAGAGTGGGTTGTCGAGACACCACAGCTGCTAGGTACCAATGCTGTCGAGGATGAAGAGTGGCTGGTCAAGCCGGCACAGCCCTTGGGTGCCGATGATCCAAATTCAGAGTTCCAGTTTATACATGAATTCACTGAACAAAATGATGCAGGTTCCTTGCACATTTATGTCAATGACAAGAATGAGGCCGATttccagtatgtgaaggatatactcAAGAAATCTGGGTTCAGCTGTGGCGAGGCCGATTGGTATGCATCCAACCAGCCACTCAGCCCAGTGATCTTCGAGGAGGCAGAATGCTCATGTCAGGATCTTGAGATGACCAACGACGAGCCCCACAGCATCATCAGGCGCATGCTCCTGTTTGATATCATCAACGAGGTCCTGATGCACATCTACGACTCCTCCCTTGTCAACGGTCCGTGGCATTCGCGCTTCGACCCGCGCACCAGGCCGATACCCATGGGGTCCCATGTCCTTGAGGAGGTGTGGGCAAACGTTAGCTGCTACCTGAGCCTTCAGTGGAAGCCCAACAAGACGGTGGACGACATTGTGGCGCATGATGTTATGAGGAAGGACAGCTGGATGAACCTGCTGTACGACGCAGAGTGTGTCGCGCTGGACCTGGAGGATCTTATGGTGGAGGACCTTCTGGATGATGTTGTTCTTCAGATAGTGTTAATATCTATCGATGAATGA
- the LOC119299802 gene encoding uncharacterized protein LOC119299802 isoform X2 has product MAEGRRLDRRGPGCLEGLFKFLALNQKLQTPKLIAYQKHGEGNDNTLRVKVPKPINGIEKEETVQETDSVSPTAKASMFTWKTLMFRKKTHKKDQKKIESHSNPRDSSPSSSRLIRSGSIHHSKCFEYVVPDELALEYQRMNESSSNETGSSQGAPQSSHQSPRGPVFQESRKASGSISGKHNLIAEAPCETIPENLTTENEVSSKQKSLDDSTHHSKEFLDFLELFNAHRELFLKILHDPSLLVPPEQQEQEASSSGAVPLSKLESFPRPGGSSGKRNPIFDRSDSEKSRRVEIQRSPSRPKSDLEGAKVISTRMPSGVEASTVSLAESRSLKKAGTTSSQFKAISKKIKHVVKDGVFHKMPYGQKMAELTKSTSTKKYAQEEKQIRRSYSIAESVDKYSTLYDSMSRESRISLERPSTAVEDDASLRDKKSPMHIKRITSLPEMEVYAPQKDALTEFPGSQIVPKTYDVESDRFSSHENGSFSIVTEGNLYPDYITERTADIYSEQNDEEGAFLCSLEEDLRSILRTPSSSSFGQSFSHRRINSLPSFDRTFFQDHSRSFTEHSVADSELTFEDMQLEDDEWLVKPSQASGEYAANFKDDQWLIRPLQPSGIDAADHEDEEWVVETPQLLGTNAVEDEEWLVKPAQPLGADDPNSEFQFIHEFTEQNDAGSLHIYVNDKNEADFQYVKDILKKSGFSCGEADWYASNQPLSPVIFEEAECSCQDLEMTNDEPHSIIRRMLLFDIINEVLMHIYDSSLVNGPWHSRFDPRTRPIPMGSHVLEEVWANVSCYLSLQWKPNKTVDDIVAHDVMRKDSWMNLLYDAECVALDLEDLMVEDLLDDVVLQIVLISIDE; this is encoded by the exons ATGGCGGAGGGCAGGCGGCTCGATAGGCGGGGTCCAGGCTGCCTCGAGGGCTTGTTCAAATTTCTTGCCCTCAACCAAAAATTGCAAACGCCAAAACTGATTGCCTATCAAAAGCATGGGGAAGGAAATGACAACACACTCA GAGTAAAAGTTCCGAAACCCATAAACGGCATAGAAAAAGAAGAAACTGTTCAG GAGACTGACAGCGTTTCTCCAACGGCGAAGGCCAGCATGTTTACATGGAAAACACTCATGTTCAGGAAAAAAACACACAAGAAAGATCAAAAGAAGATTGAATCGCATTCCAATCCGCGTGACAGCTCCCCATCGTCCTCACGTTTGATACGCTCCGGCTCAATCCATCATTCAAAATGCTTCGAATATGTGGTTCCTGATGAGTTGGCTTTGGAGTACCAGCGAATGAACGAATCGAGCTCCAATGAGACAGGCTCTAGTCAGGGTGCACCGCAGTCATCACATCAGAGCCCTAGAGGTCCCGTTTTTCAGGAGTCGCGCAAGGCTTCTGGTAGCATTAGTGGCAAACATAACTTGATTGCAGAAGCACCCTGTGAGACCATACCTGAGAACCTTACTACTGAGAATGAGGTCTCCTCTAAGCAGAAAAGCCTTGATGATTCAACGCATCACTCGAAGGAGTTCTTGGATTTCCTTGAATTGTTCAATGCACACAGGGAACTGTTTCTCAAGATTCTTCACGATCCTTCCTTGTTAGTACCACCTGAACAGCAAGAGCAAGAAGCTTCCTCTAGCGGTGCAGTACCGCTGAGCAAATTAGAATCGTTCCCAAGACCAGGAGGATCATCAGGGAAGCGTAACCCTATATTTGATCGGAGCGACAGTGAGAAAAGCAGAAGGGTAGAAATCCAAAGGTCGCCGTCAAGGCCTAAATCTGACCTTGAAGGCGCAAAAGTCATCAGTACAAGAATGCCTTCTGGTGTCGAGGCATCAACAGTTTCTCTTGCAGAATCAAGAAGCCTAAAAAAAGCTGGAACCACTTCAAGTCAATTTAAAGCTATAAGTAAGAAGATCAAACATGTCGTAAAGGACGGAGTTTTTCATAAAATGCCTTATGGCCAAAAGATGGCTGAGTTAACCAAGAGCACCTCCACGAAGAAATATGCCCAGGAGGAGAAACAAATACGAAGATCATATTCTATTGCAGAATCAGTAGACAAGTACTCGACTCTCTATGATTCAATGTCAAGGGAGTCAAGGATTTCCTTAGAAAGACCAAGTACAGCAGTGGAAGACGATGCAAGCTTAAGAGACAAAAAGTCGCCGATGCACATCAAAAGAATAACTTCTCTTCCAGAAATGGAAGTATATGCTCCTCAAAAAGATGCTCTAACTGAATTTCCTGGTTCTCAGATTGTGCCCAAGACATATGATGTGGAATCTGATCGGTTTTCTTCACATGAAAATGGCTCcttcagtattgtcacagaaggaaATTTGTACCCTGATTATATCACAGAAAGAACAGCAGATATTTACAGTGAACAAAATGATGAAG AAGGTGCTTTCCTTTGTTCCCTAGAAGAAGATTTACGTAGCATTCTCCGAACTCCCAGTTCGTCTTCTTTTGGCCAGTCTTTTTCCCATCGACGCATCAACAGTTTACCTTCCTTTGACCGGACATTTTTTCAAGATCACAGCCGCAGTTTTACTGAGCATTCTGTAGCAG ACTCAGAACTGACATTTGAAGATATGCAACTCGAGGATGATGAGTGGTTGGTCAAGCCATCACAGGCTTCAGGAGAATATGCTGCCAATTTCAAGGATGACCAGTGGCTAATTAGGCCACTGCAACCCTCGGGCATCGATGCTGCTGATCATGAGGATGAAGAGTGGGTTGTCGAGACACCACAGCTGCTAGGTACCAATGCTGTCGAGGATGAAGAGTGGCTGGTCAAGCCGGCACAGCCCTTGGGTGCCGATGATCCAAATTCAGAGTTCCAGTTTATACATGAATTCACTGAACAAAATGATGCAGGTTCCTTGCACATTTATGTCAATGACAAGAATGAGGCCGATttccagtatgtgaaggatatactcAAGAAATCTGGGTTCAGCTGTGGCGAGGCCGATTGGTATGCATCCAACCAGCCACTCAGCCCAGTGATCTTCGAGGAGGCAGAATGCTCATGTCAGGATCTTGAGATGACCAACGACGAGCCCCACAGCATCATCAGGCGCATGCTCCTGTTTGATATCATCAACGAGGTCCTGATGCACATCTACGACTCCTCCCTTGTCAACGGTCCGTGGCATTCGCGCTTCGACCCGCGCACCAGGCCGATACCCATGGGGTCCCATGTCCTTGAGGAGGTGTGGGCAAACGTTAGCTGCTACCTGAGCCTTCAGTGGAAGCCCAACAAGACGGTGGACGACATTGTGGCGCATGATGTTATGAGGAAGGACAGCTGGATGAACCTGCTGTACGACGCAGAGTGTGTCGCGCTGGACCTGGAGGATCTTATGGTGGAGGACCTTCTGGATGATGTTGTTCTTCAGATAGTGTTAATATCTATCGATGAATGA
- the LOC119299802 gene encoding uncharacterized protein LOC119299802 isoform X1 yields MAEGRRLDRRGPGCLEGLFKFLALNQKLQTPKLIAYQKHGEGNDNTLRVKVPKPINGIEKEETVQKETDSVSPTAKASMFTWKTLMFRKKTHKKDQKKIESHSNPRDSSPSSSRLIRSGSIHHSKCFEYVVPDELALEYQRMNESSSNETGSSQGAPQSSHQSPRGPVFQESRKASGSISGKHNLIAEAPCETIPENLTTENEVSSKQKSLDDSTHHSKEFLDFLELFNAHRELFLKILHDPSLLVPPEQQEQEASSSGAVPLSKLESFPRPGGSSGKRNPIFDRSDSEKSRRVEIQRSPSRPKSDLEGAKVISTRMPSGVEASTVSLAESRSLKKAGTTSSQFKAISKKIKHVVKDGVFHKMPYGQKMAELTKSTSTKKYAQEEKQIRRSYSIAESVDKYSTLYDSMSRESRISLERPSTAVEDDASLRDKKSPMHIKRITSLPEMEVYAPQKDALTEFPGSQIVPKTYDVESDRFSSHENGSFSIVTEGNLYPDYITERTADIYSEQNDEEGAFLCSLEEDLRSILRTPSSSSFGQSFSHRRINSLPSFDRTFFQDHSRSFTEHSVADSELTFEDMQLEDDEWLVKPSQASGEYAANFKDDQWLIRPLQPSGIDAADHEDEEWVVETPQLLGTNAVEDEEWLVKPAQPLGADDPNSEFQFIHEFTEQNDAGSLHIYVNDKNEADFQYVKDILKKSGFSCGEADWYASNQPLSPVIFEEAECSCQDLEMTNDEPHSIIRRMLLFDIINEVLMHIYDSSLVNGPWHSRFDPRTRPIPMGSHVLEEVWANVSCYLSLQWKPNKTVDDIVAHDVMRKDSWMNLLYDAECVALDLEDLMVEDLLDDVVLQIVLISIDE; encoded by the exons ATGGCGGAGGGCAGGCGGCTCGATAGGCGGGGTCCAGGCTGCCTCGAGGGCTTGTTCAAATTTCTTGCCCTCAACCAAAAATTGCAAACGCCAAAACTGATTGCCTATCAAAAGCATGGGGAAGGAAATGACAACACACTCA GAGTAAAAGTTCCGAAACCCATAAACGGCATAGAAAAAGAAGAAACTGTTCAG AAGGAGACTGACAGCGTTTCTCCAACGGCGAAGGCCAGCATGTTTACATGGAAAACACTCATGTTCAGGAAAAAAACACACAAGAAAGATCAAAAGAAGATTGAATCGCATTCCAATCCGCGTGACAGCTCCCCATCGTCCTCACGTTTGATACGCTCCGGCTCAATCCATCATTCAAAATGCTTCGAATATGTGGTTCCTGATGAGTTGGCTTTGGAGTACCAGCGAATGAACGAATCGAGCTCCAATGAGACAGGCTCTAGTCAGGGTGCACCGCAGTCATCACATCAGAGCCCTAGAGGTCCCGTTTTTCAGGAGTCGCGCAAGGCTTCTGGTAGCATTAGTGGCAAACATAACTTGATTGCAGAAGCACCCTGTGAGACCATACCTGAGAACCTTACTACTGAGAATGAGGTCTCCTCTAAGCAGAAAAGCCTTGATGATTCAACGCATCACTCGAAGGAGTTCTTGGATTTCCTTGAATTGTTCAATGCACACAGGGAACTGTTTCTCAAGATTCTTCACGATCCTTCCTTGTTAGTACCACCTGAACAGCAAGAGCAAGAAGCTTCCTCTAGCGGTGCAGTACCGCTGAGCAAATTAGAATCGTTCCCAAGACCAGGAGGATCATCAGGGAAGCGTAACCCTATATTTGATCGGAGCGACAGTGAGAAAAGCAGAAGGGTAGAAATCCAAAGGTCGCCGTCAAGGCCTAAATCTGACCTTGAAGGCGCAAAAGTCATCAGTACAAGAATGCCTTCTGGTGTCGAGGCATCAACAGTTTCTCTTGCAGAATCAAGAAGCCTAAAAAAAGCTGGAACCACTTCAAGTCAATTTAAAGCTATAAGTAAGAAGATCAAACATGTCGTAAAGGACGGAGTTTTTCATAAAATGCCTTATGGCCAAAAGATGGCTGAGTTAACCAAGAGCACCTCCACGAAGAAATATGCCCAGGAGGAGAAACAAATACGAAGATCATATTCTATTGCAGAATCAGTAGACAAGTACTCGACTCTCTATGATTCAATGTCAAGGGAGTCAAGGATTTCCTTAGAAAGACCAAGTACAGCAGTGGAAGACGATGCAAGCTTAAGAGACAAAAAGTCGCCGATGCACATCAAAAGAATAACTTCTCTTCCAGAAATGGAAGTATATGCTCCTCAAAAAGATGCTCTAACTGAATTTCCTGGTTCTCAGATTGTGCCCAAGACATATGATGTGGAATCTGATCGGTTTTCTTCACATGAAAATGGCTCcttcagtattgtcacagaaggaaATTTGTACCCTGATTATATCACAGAAAGAACAGCAGATATTTACAGTGAACAAAATGATGAAG AAGGTGCTTTCCTTTGTTCCCTAGAAGAAGATTTACGTAGCATTCTCCGAACTCCCAGTTCGTCTTCTTTTGGCCAGTCTTTTTCCCATCGACGCATCAACAGTTTACCTTCCTTTGACCGGACATTTTTTCAAGATCACAGCCGCAGTTTTACTGAGCATTCTGTAGCAG ACTCAGAACTGACATTTGAAGATATGCAACTCGAGGATGATGAGTGGTTGGTCAAGCCATCACAGGCTTCAGGAGAATATGCTGCCAATTTCAAGGATGACCAGTGGCTAATTAGGCCACTGCAACCCTCGGGCATCGATGCTGCTGATCATGAGGATGAAGAGTGGGTTGTCGAGACACCACAGCTGCTAGGTACCAATGCTGTCGAGGATGAAGAGTGGCTGGTCAAGCCGGCACAGCCCTTGGGTGCCGATGATCCAAATTCAGAGTTCCAGTTTATACATGAATTCACTGAACAAAATGATGCAGGTTCCTTGCACATTTATGTCAATGACAAGAATGAGGCCGATttccagtatgtgaaggatatactcAAGAAATCTGGGTTCAGCTGTGGCGAGGCCGATTGGTATGCATCCAACCAGCCACTCAGCCCAGTGATCTTCGAGGAGGCAGAATGCTCATGTCAGGATCTTGAGATGACCAACGACGAGCCCCACAGCATCATCAGGCGCATGCTCCTGTTTGATATCATCAACGAGGTCCTGATGCACATCTACGACTCCTCCCTTGTCAACGGTCCGTGGCATTCGCGCTTCGACCCGCGCACCAGGCCGATACCCATGGGGTCCCATGTCCTTGAGGAGGTGTGGGCAAACGTTAGCTGCTACCTGAGCCTTCAGTGGAAGCCCAACAAGACGGTGGACGACATTGTGGCGCATGATGTTATGAGGAAGGACAGCTGGATGAACCTGCTGTACGACGCAGAGTGTGTCGCGCTGGACCTGGAGGATCTTATGGTGGAGGACCTTCTGGATGATGTTGTTCTTCAGATAGTGTTAATATCTATCGATGAATGA